The following coding sequences lie in one Megalodesulfovibrio gigas DSM 1382 = ATCC 19364 genomic window:
- a CDS encoding class I adenylate cyclase, whose amino-acid sequence MATAAAQSPLARVLAMLREGLVSGGRRSPTEAMLLADQALGFLQQTDPAAPATGMQRQELACLLGSLVRTSRDVAFVKFCWERLPALGAWGEVLALQSIQTPLTTRQVAAGMFRQLPAAVQLRLANRMLLLPGADREQTDWALEAVRRIAVEDPEEVLVCLEQMEHHGSPLAWPLQRELLRSRFGIWLGKLLNMPLSREQSAYLTCTVHRLGVRSLAAALVRHMPKADVPTLARFGRLARDVCMPEDASVAGLVEAMLRHPARDVRLAALDCLVQWESAKAAEAARRLLTSHPKDRSFLLATVLRGAPGLWREVLDGLPETEQTEVVLDAVWLLARADVRGLDEVLRRLRLSGGADAAGGRAGHDTSTDSTDMGLVLEGLAAWRQAASRWAQATAWPDVAAPVPSMALPPSSAGGASGKAAVLGPARQESGTAFSSLRLEAVDVSRSEFEQCTFTACQLPRLFAEQARFAGCVFKQVVFMGGEFRETQFVDCRFEDCAMEGAVLERTSLARCQFLGVSLAGVVWEASRLEDCRFEACDLSGAFFSRVECQAVGLMACSLQASRWNQVRARAVEWTQCCMEGMAVRELDCIDGAVLACNLAGARVERIRGDAPPLLDCARQAVESRLEQAAAAGTVPASPPAALQAEEGRRMLAGCIETWMETRDAARREAAMQANNRRRLLWASCLFPVRAGALLTALPALLEAGSVPRGGGVPPAGHTSCRIQGYHPGPQALAFLREWGLAHHALPGAAALIAEETIPLESLCAIGSTGTIAQTLASDLDLWCCYDKAAVSPGQRAALERKCRHIEAWAAEVLGVEVHFFLMDMEAVRQNQFGFSSAESSGTAQARLLKEEFYRTGIHLAGKTPLWWRAPAGAPDTVYARLRRWSEGDASSSRVMDMGSLAAIPREEYFGAALWQMVKALKSPFKSVMKVALLDHYVRENAASPLLCDRIKDRIHRGVRDMWEIDPYAVLFREVYEQYERTGNTEAQGLMRLAFRRKTGLQFAQASGVGRGMSAADYFFPHSEAGVAVQLESRPATGEDPRREAQAADSFTEGLKLGERIMRFLLSTYARIHAALDSGAVEAHVSMDDLRKLQRRISAFFTPRPLKIMRIPFLDRRQEPFRSLEFLSRGQPGQMLVWDVFGEPTEAAGTTGAVGPGSSPGSGGSGGSGGSAGPAGAGAPRAARSPRQLLNREHSPERLCAWLHANGLCGPHTQIAAQALVAPMTLADLQVLLEAVRQCFPLDRTFAPPMEQLLAPEVVTACMVIGNFTAQREERALRQAALVYATSWGELFCRPQVRDLERLEHAPKACLQENCHAPLASGMAFMFHKPARSQCREVFLVR is encoded by the coding sequence ATGGCCACCGCCGCGGCGCAGTCTCCATTGGCCAGGGTGCTGGCCATGCTCCGGGAAGGGCTGGTCTCTGGGGGCAGACGTTCGCCGACAGAGGCAATGCTGCTGGCCGATCAGGCCCTGGGATTCCTGCAGCAGACCGATCCCGCCGCGCCAGCCACCGGCATGCAGCGCCAGGAACTGGCCTGTCTGCTGGGGTCGCTGGTCAGGACGTCGCGCGATGTCGCCTTCGTGAAATTCTGCTGGGAGCGTTTGCCTGCTCTGGGCGCCTGGGGTGAGGTGCTGGCTCTGCAATCCATCCAGACGCCCCTGACAACGCGACAGGTGGCCGCCGGGATGTTCCGGCAACTGCCTGCGGCGGTGCAGTTGCGCCTTGCCAACCGCATGCTGCTGCTGCCGGGGGCGGATCGTGAGCAGACGGACTGGGCGTTGGAGGCCGTGCGGCGCATTGCGGTGGAAGATCCCGAAGAGGTGCTGGTCTGCCTGGAGCAGATGGAACACCACGGTTCGCCCCTGGCCTGGCCGCTGCAACGTGAACTGTTGCGCAGCCGCTTCGGCATCTGGTTGGGAAAACTGCTGAACATGCCGCTTTCCAGGGAGCAGAGCGCCTATCTTACCTGCACGGTGCACCGGCTGGGCGTGCGCAGTCTGGCGGCAGCCCTGGTGCGGCACATGCCCAAGGCCGATGTGCCCACCCTGGCGCGCTTCGGTCGTCTGGCCCGGGATGTCTGCATGCCGGAAGATGCGTCCGTGGCCGGATTGGTGGAGGCGATGCTGCGGCATCCGGCGCGGGATGTGCGTCTGGCTGCCCTGGACTGTCTGGTGCAGTGGGAATCCGCCAAGGCGGCGGAGGCGGCGCGGCGTCTGCTGACATCCCATCCCAAGGACCGCAGTTTTTTGCTGGCCACGGTGCTGCGCGGCGCGCCCGGTCTGTGGCGGGAGGTGCTGGACGGCCTGCCCGAGACGGAGCAGACCGAGGTGGTGCTTGACGCCGTCTGGTTGTTGGCCCGGGCCGACGTCCGCGGGCTGGACGAGGTGTTGCGGCGGTTGCGCCTGTCTGGCGGGGCTGACGCGGCTGGCGGCCGTGCCGGGCATGACACCAGCACGGACAGCACGGATATGGGGCTGGTGCTGGAAGGACTGGCCGCCTGGCGGCAGGCTGCCAGCCGCTGGGCACAGGCAACGGCCTGGCCGGATGTTGCGGCGCCTGTGCCCAGCATGGCCTTGCCGCCATCGTCTGCCGGGGGGGCATCGGGCAAGGCTGCCGTGCTGGGGCCGGCGCGTCAGGAGTCCGGGACGGCCTTTTCCTCCCTGCGGCTGGAGGCGGTGGACGTCTCCCGTTCGGAATTTGAGCAATGCACCTTTACTGCCTGCCAGTTGCCACGCCTGTTTGCCGAGCAGGCGCGGTTCGCCGGCTGCGTCTTCAAGCAGGTCGTGTTCATGGGTGGCGAATTCCGGGAAACGCAGTTCGTGGACTGCCGTTTCGAGGACTGCGCCATGGAGGGGGCTGTCCTGGAACGCACTTCCCTGGCGCGCTGTCAGTTCCTGGGCGTCAGTCTGGCGGGCGTGGTCTGGGAGGCCAGCCGGCTGGAGGATTGCCGGTTCGAGGCCTGCGACCTGTCCGGCGCGTTTTTTTCGCGCGTGGAGTGCCAGGCCGTGGGGCTGATGGCCTGCTCCCTGCAGGCAAGCCGCTGGAATCAGGTGCGGGCCAGGGCCGTGGAATGGACCCAGTGCTGCATGGAGGGCATGGCCGTTCGGGAGCTGGACTGCATTGATGGCGCGGTGCTGGCGTGCAATCTGGCCGGGGCCCGGGTGGAGCGTATCCGCGGCGATGCGCCGCCCCTGCTGGACTGCGCCCGCCAGGCCGTGGAATCCCGCCTGGAGCAGGCCGCTGCTGCGGGCACGGTTCCTGCGTCGCCGCCGGCAGCCCTGCAGGCCGAGGAAGGCCGGCGCATGCTGGCCGGCTGCATCGAGACATGGATGGAAACCCGGGACGCTGCGCGCCGGGAAGCGGCCATGCAGGCCAACAATCGCCGCCGGCTGCTCTGGGCGTCCTGTTTGTTTCCGGTCAGGGCCGGTGCCCTGCTTACCGCGTTGCCGGCCTTGCTGGAGGCAGGCAGCGTGCCCCGGGGCGGCGGTGTGCCACCTGCAGGGCATACCTCCTGCCGCATTCAGGGCTATCATCCCGGCCCTCAGGCTCTGGCCTTCCTCAGGGAATGGGGGCTGGCGCACCACGCCTTGCCGGGCGCGGCGGCGCTGATTGCCGAGGAGACCATTCCGCTGGAATCGCTGTGCGCCATCGGCAGCACCGGGACCATTGCCCAGACCTTGGCTTCGGACCTGGATTTGTGGTGCTGCTACGACAAGGCCGCCGTTTCCCCCGGGCAGCGTGCGGCCCTGGAGCGCAAGTGCAGGCACATCGAGGCCTGGGCCGCGGAGGTCCTGGGTGTGGAAGTGCATTTTTTCCTGATGGACATGGAGGCCGTGCGGCAGAACCAGTTTGGCTTCAGCAGCGCTGAGAGTAGCGGCACGGCCCAGGCCCGGCTGCTCAAGGAGGAGTTCTACCGCACCGGCATCCATTTGGCCGGCAAGACGCCCTTGTGGTGGCGCGCGCCGGCCGGCGCACCCGACACGGTGTACGCCCGGCTGCGCCGGTGGAGCGAAGGGGATGCCTCGTCGTCACGGGTGATGGACATGGGCAGCCTGGCCGCCATCCCCCGGGAGGAGTATTTCGGCGCGGCGCTGTGGCAGATGGTCAAGGCGCTCAAGAGTCCGTTCAAGTCGGTGATGAAGGTGGCCTTGCTGGATCACTACGTGCGGGAAAACGCCGCCTCACCGCTGTTGTGCGACCGCATCAAGGACCGCATTCATCGCGGGGTCCGGGACATGTGGGAGATAGACCCGTACGCCGTCCTGTTTCGCGAGGTGTACGAGCAATACGAGCGGACCGGCAACACGGAGGCCCAGGGGCTCATGCGGCTGGCCTTCCGGCGCAAGACGGGCCTGCAGTTTGCCCAGGCTTCGGGTGTCGGGCGGGGGATGAGCGCGGCGGATTACTTTTTTCCGCACAGCGAGGCAGGGGTGGCGGTTCAGCTGGAATCACGTCCCGCCACCGGCGAGGACCCCCGGCGCGAGGCGCAGGCGGCGGATTCCTTTACCGAGGGCCTGAAGCTGGGCGAGCGGATCATGCGGTTTCTGCTTTCCACCTATGCGCGCATCCATGCCGCCCTGGATTCCGGCGCGGTGGAAGCCCATGTGAGCATGGACGATCTGCGCAAGCTGCAGCGGCGTATCAGCGCCTTTTTCACGCCACGGCCGCTGAAGATCATGCGCATTCCGTTTCTGGATCGCCGGCAGGAACCTTTCCGCAGTCTGGAGTTCCTCAGCCGCGGCCAGCCGGGGCAGATGCTGGTCTGGGATGTGTTCGGGGAGCCAACCGAGGCCGCCGGCACCACCGGAGCTGTCGGGCCGGGTTCGTCGCCAGGGTCTGGCGGGTCTGGCGGGTCTGGCGGGTCGGCAGGACCGGCAGGAGCAGGCGCGCCGCGCGCCGCACGCAGCCCGCGGCAACTGCTCAATCGGGAGCATTCCCCCGAGCGCCTCTGCGCCTGGCTGCACGCCAATGGCCTGTGCGGACCGCACACGCAGATTGCCGCCCAGGCCCTGGTGGCTCCAATGACCCTGGCCGATCTGCAGGTCCTGCTGGAGGCGGTGCGCCAGTGCTTTCCCCTGGATCGCACCTTTGCCCCGCCCATGGAACAGCTTCTGGCCCCGGAAGTGGTCACGGCCTGCATGGTGATCGGCAATTTTACGGCCCAGCGGGAAGAGCGGGCCTTGCGGCAGGCGGCGCTGGTCTACGCCACGTCCTGGGGAGAACTGTTCTGCCGGCCCCAGGTGCGCGACCTGGAACGCCTGGAGCACGCCCCCAAGGCCTGCCTGCAGGAGAATTGCCACGCCCCCCTGGCGTCGGGCATGGCTTTCATGTTCCACAAGCCCGCGCGCTCCCAGTGTCGGGAGGTGTTTCTTGTCAGATAG
- a CDS encoding FAD-dependent oxidoreductase, with the protein MSQRVLVIGGVALGPKAACRIKRLDPHADVTVLEATSHFSYGGCGIPYYVSGDVSDIKELSTTSFHVLRDAPFFRDAKGVAILANIRALAINRDKKTVTVRHESSGATEDLPYDKLVIATGASPRRLNAPGEDLPGISAVANLAHAAYIKDMVAAGKVGKAVVVGAGFIGLEMAEAFADMWGIETTVVEFMPQLMPNLVSPGLATMAVQNLEKHGVTMHFGEKVVAFEGDGKLERVVTDKRVIEADLAIVAVGVTPNSELAKAAGLDVAPNGGIVVNEYLQTTDPDIYAGGDCIALPNLLTGQLMHLPMGSMANRQGRIIGDNLAGLQRTFPGAVGSFCVKLFDHALTGTGLCLAGAKRAGYDAVNVHLSQLDRAHFYPSKALMYLDLVVDKATRRVLGIQGFTSQMDAVVGRINVVAGLLPRGLTVDELSNVEMAYSPPFAAAMDILNALANAADNLLAGRHRPVSPDEFGTMWADAEQDGLCFLDVRANPDGVRAVERLKMPNYLAIPQDEIPGRLGELPADKKLVLLCNTGTRAYEAQIMLDQAGRESIAVQGGLASVEKMGVDV; encoded by the coding sequence ATCTCGCAACGTGTTCTTGTGATCGGCGGTGTGGCCCTGGGACCAAAGGCGGCATGCCGCATCAAGCGGCTCGATCCTCATGCCGACGTCACCGTGTTGGAGGCCACCAGCCATTTTTCATACGGCGGCTGCGGCATTCCGTATTACGTTTCCGGCGATGTCAGTGACATCAAGGAACTGAGCACCACGTCCTTCCACGTGCTGCGCGACGCCCCGTTTTTCCGCGACGCCAAGGGCGTGGCCATCCTGGCCAACATCCGCGCCCTGGCCATCAACCGTGACAAAAAAACCGTCACCGTGCGCCATGAATCCAGCGGCGCCACCGAAGACCTGCCCTACGACAAGCTCGTCATCGCCACCGGTGCTTCCCCGCGCCGGCTCAATGCCCCCGGCGAAGACCTGCCCGGCATCAGCGCCGTGGCCAACCTGGCCCACGCTGCCTACATCAAAGACATGGTGGCCGCCGGCAAGGTGGGCAAGGCCGTGGTGGTGGGCGCAGGCTTCATCGGGCTGGAAATGGCCGAGGCCTTTGCGGACATGTGGGGCATTGAGACCACGGTGGTGGAATTCATGCCCCAGCTCATGCCGAACCTCGTGTCTCCAGGACTGGCGACCATGGCCGTGCAGAATCTGGAAAAACACGGCGTGACCATGCACTTTGGCGAAAAAGTGGTGGCCTTCGAGGGTGATGGCAAGCTGGAGCGCGTGGTGACGGACAAGCGCGTCATCGAGGCCGATCTGGCCATCGTGGCCGTGGGCGTCACCCCCAATTCGGAACTGGCCAAGGCTGCCGGGCTGGACGTGGCCCCCAACGGCGGCATTGTGGTCAATGAATACCTCCAGACCACCGACCCGGACATCTATGCCGGCGGCGACTGCATCGCCCTGCCCAACCTGCTCACGGGCCAGCTCATGCACCTGCCCATGGGCTCCATGGCCAACCGCCAGGGGCGCATCATCGGGGACAACCTGGCCGGCCTGCAGCGCACGTTCCCCGGCGCGGTGGGTTCCTTCTGCGTCAAGCTGTTCGACCATGCCCTCACCGGCACGGGCCTGTGTCTGGCCGGGGCCAAGCGCGCCGGCTACGACGCCGTGAACGTGCACCTGAGCCAGCTGGACCGCGCCCACTTCTACCCCTCCAAGGCCCTGATGTATCTGGATCTGGTGGTGGACAAGGCCACCCGGCGCGTGCTGGGCATCCAGGGCTTCACCAGCCAGATGGATGCCGTGGTGGGCCGCATCAACGTGGTGGCCGGCCTGCTGCCCCGCGGCCTCACCGTGGACGAGCTCTCCAACGTAGAAATGGCCTACTCGCCGCCCTTTGCCGCCGCCATGGACATCCTCAACGCCCTGGCCAACGCCGCGGACAACCTCCTGGCCGGCCGGCACCGGCCCGTCTCCCCCGACGAATTCGGCACCATGTGGGCGGATGCGGAACAGGACGGCCTCTGCTTCCTGGATGTGCGGGCCAATCCCGACGGCGTGCGCGCCGTGGAACGGCTCAAGATGCCCAACTACCTGGCCATTCCCCAAGACGAGATCCCGGGCCGCCTTGGCGAATTGCCCGCGGACAAAAAGCTCGTCCTGCTGTGCAACACCGGCACCCGGGCCTACGAGGCGCAGATCATGCTCGATCAGGCCGGCCGCGAATCCATCGCCGTCCAGGGCGGCCTGGCCAGCGTGGAAAAAATGGGCGTGGACGTTTAG
- a CDS encoding ABC transporter ATP-binding protein codes for MSTALVSIRNVVKHFDISGGLLEQLRFSGGRPTLKRTVVHALNNVSLDVRQGETLAVVGESGCGKSTLARAVVCLHQPNSGEIRYRDQRIDHLPPAKLLPFRTRLQMIFQDPYASLNPRMPVQRILEEPLRFHHPNLNAAQVAERVAAVMEQVGVRASWAKQYPHEFSGGQRQRISIARALIVDPECIVADEPISALDVSIQAQILNLMMDLQESHNLTYLFISHDLNVVRRIATRVAVMYLGSLCELATARQLFETPRHPYTQALLSAIPTLGRGRRKRIRLTGELSTPINLPRGCVFHPRCPYAYEPCRLEVPSPLTQPDGAVVACHALRDGRI; via the coding sequence ATGAGCACGGCACTCGTTTCCATTCGCAACGTCGTCAAGCACTTCGATATCAGCGGTGGGCTGCTGGAGCAGCTGCGTTTTTCCGGCGGCCGCCCCACCCTCAAGCGCACCGTGGTGCACGCCCTGAACAACGTGAGCCTGGACGTGCGCCAGGGCGAGACCCTGGCCGTGGTGGGCGAAAGCGGCTGCGGCAAGTCCACCCTGGCCCGGGCCGTGGTCTGCCTGCACCAGCCCAACAGCGGCGAGATACGCTACCGCGATCAGCGCATCGACCACCTGCCCCCGGCCAAACTGCTGCCCTTCCGCACCAGGCTGCAGATGATCTTTCAGGATCCATACGCCTCCCTGAACCCGCGCATGCCCGTGCAACGCATCCTGGAAGAGCCCCTGCGCTTCCATCATCCCAATCTCAATGCGGCGCAGGTTGCCGAGCGGGTGGCCGCGGTGATGGAACAGGTGGGCGTGCGCGCCAGCTGGGCCAAGCAGTATCCGCACGAGTTCTCCGGCGGCCAGCGCCAGCGCATCTCCATTGCCCGGGCCCTTATCGTGGACCCGGAATGCATTGTGGCGGACGAACCCATCAGCGCCCTGGACGTCTCCATCCAGGCGCAGATTCTCAATCTGATGATGGATTTGCAGGAAAGCCACAACCTGACGTACCTGTTCATCAGCCACGACCTGAACGTGGTGCGCCGCATCGCCACCCGCGTGGCCGTGATGTACCTGGGATCCTTGTGCGAACTGGCCACGGCGCGCCAGCTTTTCGAAACGCCGCGCCACCCCTACACCCAGGCCCTGCTTTCGGCCATCCCCACCCTGGGCCGCGGCCGACGCAAGCGCATCCGCCTGACCGGCGAGCTGTCCACGCCCATCAATCTGCCGCGGGGCTGCGTCTTCCACCCCCGCTGCCCCTATGCCTACGAGCCCTGCCGCCTGGAAGTCCCATCGCCCCTGACCCAGCCCGACGGCGCCGTGGTGGCCTGCCACGCCCTGCGCGACGGCAGGATCTAA
- a CDS encoding ABC transporter ATP-binding protein yields the protein MHAMTTPSPAAPLLEVKNLEVSFPTKTKTLVAVRDVSFTLHRGERLGLVGESGAGKSITGFSILKLISRPGRISGGSILFEGRDLAPLSEQEMRPLRGDRISMIFQDPMMTLNPVLTIGTQMVETLQAHRRLSRREAQDIAIETLRAVRIPSPEKRMAQYPHQFSGGMRQRIVIAIALLTRPSLIIADEPTTALDVTIQAEILDLLLELAEHEGMGLLLITHDLAVVSQVTDRVAVMYAGRIVEIGPTEQVVHAPQHPYTQGLLAALPQTHAGEPGTGRLAQIHGIMPSLYNTPTGCAFHPRCPVRIHACSEDAPALRPCGQTGVLAACHLVE from the coding sequence ATGCATGCCATGACGACACCCTCCCCGGCAGCGCCGCTGCTGGAAGTAAAAAATCTGGAAGTGAGCTTCCCCACCAAGACCAAAACCCTGGTGGCCGTGCGCGACGTCTCCTTCACCCTCCACCGTGGCGAGCGGCTGGGGCTGGTGGGCGAAAGCGGCGCCGGCAAGTCCATCACCGGGTTCTCCATCCTCAAGCTCATCAGCCGGCCCGGGCGCATCAGTGGCGGCTCCATCCTGTTCGAGGGGCGCGACCTTGCCCCGCTCTCGGAACAGGAAATGCGCCCCCTGCGCGGCGACCGGATCTCCATGATCTTTCAGGATCCGATGATGACCCTCAACCCCGTGCTGACCATCGGCACGCAGATGGTCGAAACCCTGCAGGCTCACCGCCGTCTGAGCCGCCGGGAAGCCCAGGACATCGCCATCGAGACCCTGCGCGCCGTGCGCATCCCCTCGCCGGAAAAGCGGATGGCGCAGTACCCGCACCAGTTTTCCGGCGGCATGCGCCAGCGCATCGTCATCGCCATTGCCCTGCTCACCCGGCCGTCCCTCATCATCGCCGACGAGCCCACCACGGCCCTGGACGTGACCATCCAGGCCGAGATTCTGGACCTGCTGCTGGAGCTGGCCGAGCATGAAGGCATGGGACTGCTCCTCATCACCCACGATCTGGCCGTGGTCTCCCAGGTGACGGACCGCGTGGCCGTGATGTACGCCGGCAGGATTGTGGAAATCGGCCCCACGGAGCAGGTGGTGCACGCGCCTCAGCACCCCTATACCCAGGGCCTGCTGGCCGCCCTGCCCCAGACCCATGCCGGCGAGCCCGGCACCGGCCGGCTGGCGCAGATTCACGGCATCATGCCCAGCCTGTACAACACGCCCACTGGCTGCGCCTTCCATCCCCGCTGCCCGGTGCGCATCCATGCCTGCAGCGAAGACGCCCCGGCCCTGCGGCCCTGCGGCCAAACCGGCGTTCTGGCCGCCTGCCATCTGGTGGAATGA
- a CDS encoding ABC transporter permease — MPAAWGRFADSHLMYSFRRDTVAKASLGILLVLLVSSFACPWIAPTNPYDPASLDLMMAQTPPAWMEGGAPDQLPAFVLGADDQGRDLLSTMLYGMRVSLVIGLGAVLVQAVLGIAIGLTAGYLGNRVEILLMRLADVQLSFSTLLVAIFIGAMFRTAFGVASYERLAVPILICIIGLAEWPQYARTVRASVLAEKKKEYVEAARVVGLPTWRIMLRHILPNTLSPVLVISTVQVANAMMTEAGLSFLGFGMPVTQPSLGSLINAGFEYLLSGSWWITIFPGSLLVVLILSINLLGDFCRDVMNPRLYKGM, encoded by the coding sequence ATGCCTGCAGCCTGGGGACGCTTTGCCGATTCGCACCTGATGTACAGCTTCCGGCGCGACACCGTGGCCAAGGCCAGCCTGGGGATTCTGCTGGTGCTGCTGGTCTCCAGCTTTGCCTGCCCGTGGATTGCGCCCACGAACCCGTACGACCCCGCCTCCCTGGACCTGATGATGGCCCAGACGCCGCCGGCCTGGATGGAGGGCGGCGCGCCGGACCAGCTGCCGGCCTTTGTCCTGGGCGCGGATGATCAGGGCCGGGATCTGCTCTCCACCATGCTCTACGGCATGCGCGTGTCCCTGGTCATCGGTCTGGGCGCGGTGCTGGTGCAGGCGGTGCTGGGCATCGCCATCGGGCTCACGGCCGGATACCTGGGCAACCGGGTGGAAATACTGCTCATGCGTCTGGCGGACGTGCAGCTGTCCTTCTCCACGCTGCTGGTGGCCATCTTCATTGGGGCCATGTTCCGCACGGCGTTCGGGGTGGCCAGTTACGAACGGCTGGCCGTGCCCATTCTCATCTGCATCATCGGGCTGGCCGAATGGCCGCAATACGCCCGCACCGTGCGCGCCAGCGTGCTGGCGGAAAAGAAGAAGGAATATGTGGAGGCCGCCCGCGTGGTGGGTCTGCCCACCTGGCGCATCATGCTGCGGCACATCCTGCCGAACACGCTTTCGCCGGTGCTGGTCATCAGCACGGTGCAGGTGGCCAACGCCATGATGACCGAAGCCGGCCTCTCCTTCCTGGGCTTCGGCATGCCGGTGACGCAACCCTCCCTGGGCTCGCTCATCAACGCGGGCTTCGAGTACCTGCTGTCCGGCTCGTGGTGGATCACCATCTTCCCCGGATCGCTGCTGGTGGTGCTCATCCTGTCCATCAACCTGCTGGGGGACTTCTGCCGCGATGTCATGAACCCCCGGCTGTACAAGGGGATGTAG